In Arthrobacter sp. SLBN-112, a genomic segment contains:
- a CDS encoding DUF3311 domain-containing protein: MSHADNSAYGANGEAFPNGTPLSRDTAIRGPARAAPYIGAGVLLAAAILLPLMPQLYSFDAPRLGGMPFFYWYQLVWVPVSAVLTGTAYWLVNREDRRRRAEARAGGPPRAAGTSAGTGLGGDRP, translated from the coding sequence ATGTCCCATGCAGATAATTCCGCCTACGGTGCGAACGGCGAAGCGTTCCCGAACGGAACGCCGCTTTCCCGTGATACGGCGATCCGGGGTCCGGCCAGGGCGGCCCCCTACATTGGTGCCGGCGTCCTGCTGGCAGCCGCCATTCTCCTCCCGCTGATGCCGCAGCTGTACTCCTTTGACGCGCCCCGGCTGGGCGGCATGCCGTTCTTTTACTGGTACCAGCTGGTCTGGGTGCCAGTTTCGGCTGTGTTGACCGGAACAGCCTATTGGCTGGTCAACAGGGAAGACCGACGACGGCGGGCCGAGGCACGTGCCGGCGGCCCGCCGAGGGCGGCCGGCACCTCCGCCGGGACCGGGCTGGGAGGGGACCGGCCATGA